In a single window of the Nitrospirota bacterium genome:
- a CDS encoding endonuclease V, with protein MKTVETGRYRHQLAEAAALQIELSKSIILQPFKGTLRYIAGVDAAFIDDTIIAAACLYEFTSDEEISKKHLQKTDEKTVLRNVEFPYIPGFLSFREAPAMIDALRALITPPDIILVDGQGIAHPRGFGLASHIGVLMGLPTVGSAKSRLIGNYIEPDTVKGSTSELLTGTKKVGTVLRSRNNVKPLFISPGHLVDFNDSVRIVLDCTTNYRLPQPIRCAHNLAAVRKVKGLKKS; from the coding sequence GTGAAAACTGTGGAAACAGGACGCTATCGCCATCAACTTGCAGAGGCAGCGGCTCTTCAGATTGAGCTGTCCAAATCAATTATTTTACAGCCCTTTAAAGGCACGCTCAGGTACATTGCTGGTGTGGATGCGGCATTCATTGATGACACGATAATAGCCGCAGCTTGTTTGTACGAATTCACCTCTGATGAGGAAATCTCTAAAAAACATCTTCAGAAAACAGATGAAAAAACCGTGCTAAGAAATGTGGAATTCCCTTATATTCCCGGTTTTCTGTCATTCAGAGAGGCTCCGGCAATGATTGATGCCCTGAGGGCACTTATAACTCCTCCCGATATTATACTGGTTGATGGCCAGGGGATAGCGCATCCAAGAGGTTTTGGTTTAGCCTCACACATCGGTGTTTTAATGGGGTTACCTACAGTAGGCTCTGCTAAATCCAGACTGATCGGAAACTACATAGAACCAGACACTGTAAAGGGCAGCACTTCAGAGCTGCTTACCGGCACAAAAAAAGTTGGCACTGTGCTAAGAAGCCGTAACAACGTAAAACCACTTTTTATCTCACCTGGCCATCTTGTGGATTTTAACGATTCCGTCAGAATTGTCCTTGATTGTACCACTAACTACAGACTGCCGCAACCGATAAGGTGTGCCCATAATCTGGCTGCTGTAAGAAAGGTTAAAGGTTTGAAAAAGAGTTAG
- a CDS encoding type II toxin-antitoxin system HicB family antitoxin, with protein sequence MKDVLTHKNFVGSVRFSAADMTFHGKLEGISDLVTFEGQSVMELTKAFHEAVDDYENICKEAGKKPERSYKGSFNVRIPAELHRKAIERATMTGIPLNQLVQKALEEKLSDV encoded by the coding sequence ATGAAAGACGTATTAACGCACAAAAATTTTGTCGGTTCTGTACGTTTTAGTGCTGCTGATATGACATTTCACGGAAAGCTTGAGGGCATAAGTGACCTGGTAACATTTGAAGGACAAAGTGTCATGGAGCTGACAAAAGCATTTCATGAAGCCGTTGATGACTACGAAAACATTTGCAAAGAAGCAGGCAAAAAACCTGAACGCTCTTATAAGGGCAGTTTTAACGTAAGGATACCTGCAGAGTTACACAGAAAAGCTATTGAGAGGGCAACTATGACAGGAATACCCCTTAATCAACTTGTGCAAAAAGCTCTGGAGGAAAAACTATCTGATGTTTGA
- a CDS encoding 4Fe-4S binding protein yields the protein MTETTQEKFFSNSVLRQICLDEGADDVGFVEITRETISHEVKDILKAFNRTKTLMSIIKKANRDSVQSQSLPVVNDEFIKSFRKLSDVSQAVINRLNALGIRGVSVPAGFPMDFSRWPGKIWDISHKTIATEAGIGNMGLNRLVIHPIYGNTISLGTILIDAGLDKYDHPIENKICINCKLCSFVCPVGAIDKTGDFNFMSCAMHNYHDLIGGFQDWIEGVVSSKSIKAYRAKHNDTETMNKWQSLTLGSMYRCSYCMAVCPAGKESLKDYTNNKKLYFETIVMPLRTKKENVYVIPNTIGHVSASKNPDKTLRFVNNTIRPNSIESFKKGITLAFNQVAAKGVNLKLLFEFTGKEPDTFCVSIHESKVEILENVSDTNMTKLTADSETWVKVINNRTSLLSALVTGKVKIKWNPLHVGKFKKCLM from the coding sequence ATGACGGAAACTACACAAGAAAAGTTTTTTTCCAACAGCGTACTGCGACAAATTTGCCTTGATGAGGGGGCAGACGACGTTGGGTTTGTAGAAATTACCAGAGAGACTATATCTCATGAAGTTAAAGATATATTGAAGGCCTTTAACCGGACTAAAACTCTGATGTCAATCATTAAAAAAGCAAACCGCGACAGTGTTCAAAGCCAGTCGTTGCCTGTGGTTAACGATGAATTTATAAAATCTTTCCGTAAGCTTTCTGATGTTTCACAGGCTGTTATAAACAGGCTAAATGCCCTTGGAATACGAGGCGTGTCGGTGCCGGCAGGGTTTCCTATGGATTTTTCCCGCTGGCCGGGTAAGATTTGGGATATTAGCCATAAGACAATAGCAACCGAGGCTGGTATTGGTAATATGGGCCTTAACCGACTTGTCATTCATCCCATTTATGGAAACACTATTTCATTGGGGACAATTCTTATTGATGCCGGTTTAGACAAATATGATCACCCCATTGAAAATAAGATATGTATAAATTGCAAACTATGTTCATTTGTCTGTCCGGTTGGAGCTATTGATAAAACTGGTGATTTTAATTTTATGTCCTGTGCGATGCATAATTACCATGACCTGATTGGCGGCTTCCAGGACTGGATTGAAGGTGTGGTTTCATCAAAAAGCATCAAAGCCTACAGAGCAAAGCACAATGACACTGAGACCATGAACAAATGGCAATCTTTGACTCTGGGCAGTATGTACAGGTGTTCATACTGCATGGCGGTGTGTCCGGCTGGAAAAGAGAGTCTTAAAGACTACACTAATAACAAAAAGCTATATTTTGAAACAATAGTAATGCCGCTTAGAACAAAAAAAGAAAATGTCTATGTTATCCCAAACACTATAGGGCATGTGAGCGCTTCTAAAAACCCTGATAAGACACTCCGGTTTGTTAACAACACAATTCGGCCTAATTCTATAGAATCTTTTAAAAAAGGGATCACTCTTGCATTTAATCAAGTGGCGGCAAAGGGTGTCAATCTAAAACTTTTGTTTGAATTTACAGGAAAAGAGCCAGACACGTTCTGCGTATCTATACATGAATCAAAGGTAGAAATCCTCGAAAATGTTTCTGATACAAACATGACCAAACTAACAGCCGACTCTGAAACCTGGGTTAAAGTAATTAATAACCGGACTTCACTACTAAGTGCACTTGTCACGGGTAAGGTAAAAATAAAATGGAATCCACTGCATGTAGGTAAATTCAAAAAATGTCTGATGTAA
- the waaF gene encoding lipopolysaccharide heptosyltransferase II produces the protein MYEKILVIKPSSYGDVIHALPFLQALKNKYPKAEIHWVIAASLKSILYNHPLIDRLWVIEKDKWKNIGRITDTIRELRSLRTELRRERYSLVVDLQGLLRSGVIAQMSGCNNVIGFKEAREGSRFFYTQLIEGGRDVHAVDRYLKVAEFLGCDVSTVSFPLNLSAEPPKVIDELPWERLSREGFVVMVPGARWETKRWPPSYFGCLAALLPISTIIIGSKDDMEAADEVVRFSGGKALSLAGRTGLADAEWIISKAKFMVSNDTGPMHVAAALGVWVYAIFGPTEPLRTAPYGKNNTIIRNSLKCMPCLKKKCYLIECMRDLSFHTVYEIIRERESFRT, from the coding sequence TTGTACGAAAAAATTTTAGTAATAAAGCCAAGCTCTTATGGTGATGTGATTCATGCGCTGCCGTTTTTACAGGCATTAAAAAACAAATATCCAAAAGCTGAAATCCACTGGGTGATAGCTGCTTCACTTAAGAGTATTCTTTATAACCATCCATTGATTGACCGTCTGTGGGTAATCGAAAAAGACAAGTGGAAAAATATAGGGAGAATCACTGATACCATCAGAGAATTGCGCTCTCTGAGAACTGAACTCAGAAGAGAGCGGTACTCCCTTGTTGTGGATTTACAGGGGCTCCTCCGAAGCGGAGTAATTGCGCAGATGAGCGGATGCAACAACGTTATCGGCTTTAAAGAGGCACGGGAGGGCAGCAGATTTTTTTATACTCAGTTGATTGAAGGCGGACGTGACGTCCATGCCGTTGACAGATACCTTAAAGTTGCGGAGTTTTTGGGCTGCGATGTTTCCACTGTTTCGTTTCCGCTAAACCTAAGTGCGGAGCCCCCTAAGGTGATTGATGAACTCCCGTGGGAACGCTTAAGCAGGGAGGGATTTGTGGTAATGGTGCCGGGTGCCAGATGGGAAACAAAGCGATGGCCGCCATCTTATTTTGGCTGTCTTGCCGCCTTGCTGCCTATTTCCACTATCATCATAGGCTCAAAGGATGACATGGAGGCAGCGGATGAGGTTGTAAGGTTTTCCGGTGGAAAGGCTCTAAGCCTCGCCGGCAGAACCGGACTGGCTGATGCAGAGTGGATTATTTCAAAGGCAAAATTTATGGTATCTAACGACACAGGCCCAATGCACGTGGCAGCAGCTCTGGGCGTGTGGGTTTATGCTATTTTTGGACCCACTGAGCCTCTGAGAACCGCTCCTTATGGCAAAAACAACACCATCATCAGGAATTCTCTCAAATGTATGCCGTGTTTAAAAAAAAAATGTTACCTAATTGAGTGTATGAGGGATTTATCTTTTCACACTGTTTATGAAATAATAAGAGAACGTGAGTCTTTCCGGACTTAG
- the xth gene encoding exodeoxyribonuclease III — MKICSYNVNSIKQRLELIAEWLKRRENDIDVFCLQELKGVDETFPHEFFNSHGFLHCETFGQKAYNGVAICSKLPLTNVKRGFTTDSEDAQRRVIQADIGNISLINVYAPHGDERGAEKYYYKLNWYKSLLDHIAKAGENIIIVGDFNVTMADIDVYDPKAYHDTIATMPEERESLQRVIDLGLTDAFRHLHPDARQYTWWAYGAAIWKDQGLRIDYVLATKDMIKNLRSVEADVWPRKKKTLKPSDHAPLIAEFDVT, encoded by the coding sequence ATGAAAATATGTTCATATAATGTAAACTCGATAAAACAGCGCCTTGAACTGATTGCAGAGTGGCTTAAGCGTCGTGAAAACGACATAGACGTGTTTTGCCTTCAGGAGTTAAAAGGAGTGGATGAGACATTTCCCCATGAGTTTTTTAACTCACACGGCTTTCTTCACTGTGAGACATTTGGCCAGAAAGCTTACAACGGTGTGGCAATATGCTCAAAGCTGCCGCTTACCAACGTAAAACGCGGATTTACCACAGACAGTGAGGATGCTCAAAGAAGGGTCATACAAGCTGATATTGGTAACATTAGTTTAATAAATGTCTATGCCCCGCATGGAGACGAAAGAGGCGCAGAGAAGTATTACTATAAATTAAACTGGTACAAGTCTTTGCTTGACCATATTGCTAAGGCGGGTGAAAATATAATTATAGTCGGTGATTTTAATGTAACCATGGCTGATATTGACGTCTATGACCCCAAAGCGTATCACGACACAATTGCTACCATGCCTGAGGAAAGAGAGTCACTGCAAAGAGTTATTGACTTAGGACTTACTGATGCTTTCAGGCATTTGCATCCCGATGCCAGACAATACACATGGTGGGCATACGGTGCTGCTATATGGAAAGACCAGGGACTTAGAATTGACTACGTATTAGCTACAAAGGATATGATTAAAAACCTGCGCTCTGTAGAGGCTGATGTATGGCCAAGAAAGAAGAAAACTCTAAAGCCTTCTGACCACGCACCACTTATCGCTGAGTTTGATGTCACTTGA
- a CDS encoding chemotaxis protein CheW: protein MAEETNFLQFLTFKLDDEVFAIHIEKIREVLEFTTVTKMPRTPEFMRGVINLRGSVVPVIDLKQKFGMSYTEKAVDTCVVIVEVNMEDEKIVLGAMVDSVKEVMELEKSAIEPPPKIGTQLSNEYIEGMGKQDEEFIIILDIDMIFSADELTIVSDMKGGRTSLETEEEVAVLHA from the coding sequence ATGGCTGAGGAAACTAATTTTTTACAATTTCTTACATTTAAGCTGGATGACGAGGTTTTTGCCATTCACATTGAGAAAATACGTGAGGTGTTAGAATTTACCACAGTTACTAAAATGCCCAGAACGCCGGAGTTTATGAGGGGAGTTATTAACCTGCGCGGCAGCGTTGTACCCGTCATAGATTTGAAGCAGAAATTTGGGATGTCCTATACGGAAAAGGCAGTGGACACCTGTGTAGTGATTGTAGAGGTTAACATGGAGGATGAGAAGATAGTACTGGGTGCTATGGTTGACAGCGTTAAGGAGGTTATGGAGTTGGAAAAGTCTGCAATTGAGCCGCCTCCAAAGATAGGCACACAGTTAAGCAACGAGTATATCGAGGGCATGGGTAAACAGGATGAGGAATTCATTATAATTCTGGACATAGACATGATATTTTCAGCTGATGAGTTAACGATTGTTAGTGATATGAAAGGCGGACGTACTTCTTTAGAGACAGAAGAGGAGGTGGCGGTGCTGCACGCTTGA
- a CDS encoding type II toxin-antitoxin system HicA family toxin, producing the protein MGKMEKLLQRFLSKPSDFTFDELSGLLRGLNYEVIKLGKTSGSRVAFVNRNTGHIIRLHKPHPNPELKRYQLDDIETLLRKMGVIE; encoded by the coding sequence GTGGGAAAGATGGAGAAATTGTTACAGAGGTTTTTGTCAAAACCCAGTGACTTTACTTTCGATGAACTTAGTGGGCTTCTAAGAGGTTTAAACTATGAAGTAATAAAGTTAGGCAAAACCTCAGGCTCAAGAGTTGCGTTTGTAAACCGTAACACAGGACATATAATAAGACTACACAAACCGCATCCAAACCCTGAACTTAAACGGTATCAATTAGATGACATTGAAACATTATTACGTAAAATGGGGGTGATAGAATGA
- a CDS encoding glycosyltransferase, with product MGCLKFSVVTVSYNQGKYIEETIVSVLRQDYPDFEHIIIDGGSTDNTLDILRSYPHLIWVSERDEGQADAINKGFKMATGDVIAWINSDDYHYPGAYHKVAAAFKDNPEASVIYGDCLYYFENSAEHYVNINSELDFEKMLRYWSHNVPPNQPSVFFKRGLLEEFGNIDTSLKYMMDYDLFLRFAQKHKFYYIPETLSVYRFHKESKSGFANWSVFYPETREIYKRYKHLSSQHPDKPIGTLAIPFVKALHEESEWHMKSLKNTITQILTQINRDLEVLIITDVLGADEVLDIYDTHLDIEVIEINKMSQFLFYQAVALHATGYFVHFPSITEPLHTGWFKDSINVLLDYTEKLYFYDVWMRGKTHPVIPEGEFPGPQVSIRRSFYECFKPFSACTVTDKPEFTVVMTYAGSFPLLLHTIYTVTEQCKNMEIEIIAVLPKGLSSRSEWLNHVKGLRVATLSSDVTLSGLLSTEPINGKYVVLVHGACEMKAGFFDEIRESFLRINRCGFLGVRVVNCEGQVKNIGATMWANGYFTNHLDFGENPYSDKCNFLREIDFYAEGCFAVTGDILRDYALNYRTYKTDLYEAADLCFFVRSRGLKVFYLPDTEASLIAPDENYIEKPKTDSHIKDELLFRDRCAFLERWKTQLTSNHYTRDYEFSDRTYVYGKTQGVLFVTTMPSATDTPNNGFNLRALTAELMDRGVKVSFYQESGILKNQIANFSEFPGIEVCHDIWEFEEFIRVNRDRFDLIWLKGRTSSFYKLGITRTCNCNSNVLCEIENRQWDVSHSRGVSEYEREKLLEIYNLQCEFIYKYADYLVVNSKAVKVDSASMKTLEYTDVSEQSLSEIIKKGKNLNSCVNISAMLKEKDEIVSVTLDELRKIIPKVEDREIYIWGAGTAGISTRFMINEIGFYVNGFIDGNPERWGTEFYGLYVYSPDSLKNRQDKRPFVVVASMYFTEIGKQLSGMGYMEKSDFVNNVFY from the coding sequence ATGGGATGCCTTAAGTTTTCGGTTGTGACAGTCTCCTATAATCAGGGGAAATACATAGAGGAAACCATCGTAAGCGTTCTCAGGCAGGATTACCCTGACTTTGAACATATCATAATTGACGGCGGTTCAACTGATAACACACTCGATATTCTCAGGAGCTATCCCCACCTGATATGGGTATCGGAGCGTGACGAGGGTCAGGCTGATGCCATAAATAAGGGATTTAAGATGGCTACCGGAGATGTCATCGCATGGATAAACTCAGACGATTACCACTACCCCGGAGCATATCATAAGGTAGCCGCTGCGTTTAAGGACAATCCCGAGGCAAGCGTTATATACGGTGATTGTCTGTACTATTTTGAAAACTCCGCAGAACACTACGTTAATATTAACTCCGAGCTTGACTTTGAAAAAATGCTCCGTTACTGGAGCCACAATGTGCCGCCTAATCAGCCCTCCGTGTTTTTTAAACGCGGTTTGCTTGAGGAATTTGGCAACATTGACACATCCTTAAAATACATGATGGACTATGATTTATTCCTCAGGTTTGCTCAAAAGCACAAGTTTTACTATATCCCGGAGACTCTGTCTGTCTATCGCTTTCACAAGGAATCCAAAAGCGGATTTGCCAACTGGAGTGTCTTTTACCCCGAAACCCGTGAAATCTATAAACGATACAAACACCTTTCATCTCAGCACCCTGACAAACCAATTGGTACACTTGCGATTCCTTTTGTTAAAGCTCTGCATGAAGAGTCAGAGTGGCACATGAAATCGCTAAAAAACACAATAACACAAATTTTGACTCAAATAAACCGGGACCTTGAAGTGCTGATTATAACGGATGTCCTCGGTGCTGACGAGGTTTTAGACATATACGATACTCACCTCGATATTGAGGTTATAGAAATTAACAAAATGTCGCAGTTTTTGTTTTATCAGGCAGTTGCACTGCACGCAACCGGATATTTTGTTCATTTTCCATCCATAACTGAACCACTTCATACCGGTTGGTTTAAGGATTCAATTAATGTTCTCTTAGATTACACTGAAAAATTATACTTCTATGATGTGTGGATGAGGGGAAAGACACATCCGGTTATTCCTGAGGGTGAGTTTCCAGGGCCTCAGGTTTCCATAAGAAGGAGTTTTTATGAGTGTTTTAAACCATTTTCTGCCTGTACGGTCACTGATAAGCCTGAGTTCACAGTTGTCATGACCTATGCTGGTAGTTTCCCGCTGCTTCTTCACACCATTTACACTGTAACTGAGCAATGTAAAAATATGGAAATAGAAATTATAGCGGTTTTACCGAAGGGATTAAGCAGCAGAAGCGAATGGTTAAATCATGTGAAAGGTCTCAGAGTTGCCACACTCTCTTCAGATGTTACTTTAAGTGGATTATTATCAACCGAACCGATAAACGGCAAATACGTTGTGTTAGTACACGGGGCATGTGAAATGAAAGCGGGGTTTTTTGATGAAATAAGGGAATCCTTCTTACGAATCAACCGTTGCGGCTTTTTAGGCGTAAGAGTGGTAAATTGTGAGGGGCAGGTAAAAAATATCGGCGCTACTATGTGGGCAAACGGCTATTTTACTAACCATCTGGACTTTGGAGAAAATCCTTATTCCGATAAATGTAATTTTCTCAGGGAAATTGATTTCTATGCTGAGGGATGTTTCGCTGTAACAGGAGATATTTTAAGAGATTATGCACTCAATTACCGTACTTACAAAACTGATTTATATGAAGCCGCAGATTTGTGCTTTTTTGTAAGAAGCCGCGGACTTAAAGTTTTTTATTTACCGGATACTGAAGCCTCCCTGATTGCACCCGATGAAAACTACATCGAAAAACCAAAAACTGACTCACACATAAAGGATGAGTTGTTGTTTAGAGACCGCTGTGCGTTTTTAGAGAGGTGGAAAACGCAGCTTACGAGTAACCACTATACACGTGACTATGAATTTTCAGACAGAACCTATGTTTATGGTAAAACTCAAGGGGTTTTGTTTGTTACCACTATGCCCTCTGCAACTGATACACCAAACAATGGTTTTAACTTGCGTGCATTAACCGCAGAGTTAATGGACAGAGGCGTTAAAGTTTCATTTTATCAAGAGAGCGGAATCTTAAAAAACCAGATTGCAAACTTTTCTGAATTTCCCGGCATTGAGGTTTGCCACGATATATGGGAGTTTGAAGAGTTTATCAGAGTAAACAGGGATCGCTTTGATTTAATATGGCTTAAGGGACGCACAAGTTCGTTTTATAAACTCGGAATCACACGTACGTGCAACTGTAATTCAAACGTATTATGTGAGATTGAAAACAGACAGTGGGATGTTTCACATAGCCGTGGGGTTAGTGAATATGAACGGGAAAAACTCCTTGAGATTTATAATCTCCAGTGTGAGTTTATTTATAAATATGCTGATTACTTAGTGGTTAACTCCAAAGCCGTAAAAGTAGATTCAGCCTCCATGAAAACTTTAGAATACACGGATGTATCAGAACAGAGTTTAAGTGAAATCATAAAAAAAGGTAAAAACTTAAACAGTTGCGTGAACATATCAGCCATGCTTAAAGAAAAAGATGAAATTGTCTCTGTAACGCTTGATGAATTAAGAAAAATCATCCCTAAAGTTGAAGACAGGGAAATATATATATGGGGTGCGGGCACAGCCGGTATTTCCACAAGATTTATGATCAATGAAATTGGTTTTTACGTAAATGGATTTATAGACGGTAATCCTGAAAGATGGGGGACGGAGTTTTATGGACTTTATGTGTACTCCCCTGATTCACTAAAAAACCGGCAGGACAAAAGGCCGTTTGTTGTTGTAGCCTCAATGTATTTTACCGAAATAGGAAAGCAGCTCTCTGGTATGGGATATATGGAAAAGTCAGATTTTGTAAATAATGTTTTCTATTAA
- a CDS encoding DsrE family protein: MTIGLLITRDGFSQDIIGLTKAAVKKGHQVILFMMDDGTRHTQNKDIVALKDLPGVTMSLCDHSAKLRNITEDMIPNGCAAGSQYQNSVMNQDADRVLTI, encoded by the coding sequence ATGACAATCGGTTTGCTGATTACGCGTGATGGTTTCAGCCAGGACATCATAGGGCTGACTAAAGCGGCTGTGAAAAAGGGGCATCAGGTAATATTGTTTATGATGGATGATGGGACACGGCACACACAGAATAAAGATATTGTGGCACTGAAGGATCTGCCAGGGGTCACTATGAGTTTGTGTGACCACAGCGCCAAACTTAGGAACATAACAGAGGACATGATTCCTAATGGCTGTGCGGCAGGCAGTCAGTATCAGAATTCAGTTATGAATCAGGATGCCGACAGGGTTCTGACAATATAG